From one Magnolia sinica isolate HGM2019 chromosome 18, MsV1, whole genome shotgun sequence genomic stretch:
- the LOC131233267 gene encoding sorbitol dehydrogenase, which yields MGKGGDGESENMAAWLVALNTLKIQPFKLPPLGPHDVRVRMKAVGICGSDVHYLKTMSCADFVVKEPMVIGHECAGIIAEVGSEVKSLVVGDRVALEPGISCWRCNHCKGGRYNLCPDMKFFATPPVHGSLANEVVHPSDLCFKLPDNVSLEEGAMCEPLSVGVHACRRADVGPETNVLIMGAGPIGLVSMLAARAFGAPKIVIVDVDDHRLSVAKELGADQSVKVSTNIQDIDQEVVQIQKAMGAEVDVTFDCAGFNKTMSTALKATHAGGKVCLVGMGHSEMTVPLTPAAAREVDVIGIFRYKNTWPICLEFIRSGKIDVKPLITHRFGFSQKEVEEGFETSARGGNAIKVMFNL from the exons atggggaaaGGAGGAGACGGAGAATCAGAAAACATGGCAGCTTGGCTCGTCGCTCTCAACACTCTCAAAATCCAACCTTTCAAACTTCCCCCTctcg GCCCCCATGATGTCAGGGTTCGTATGAAAGCAGTCGGTATCTGCGGAAGTGATGTTCACTACCTCAAG ACAATGAGTTGTGCAGATTTTGTAGTGAAGGAGCCCATGGTGATTGGCCATGAATGTGCTGGGATTATAGCAGAAGTAGGGAGTGAGGTGAAGTCTCTGGTTGTGGGTGACCGTGTCGCTTTGGAGCCTGGCATCAGCTGCTGGCGCTGCAATCACTGCAAAGGCGGCCGCTACAATCTTTGCCCAGATATGAAGTTCTTCGCCACTCCTCCTGTTCACGGCTCCCTTGCGAATGAG GTAGTGCATCCTTCTGATCTGTGTTTCAAGCTGCCTGATAACGTGAGCTTAGAGGAAGGGGCAATGTGTGAACCCCTTAGTGTTGGGGTCCATGCTTGTCGTCGTGCTGACGTGGGTCCAGAAACAAATGTGCTGATCATGGGAGCTGGTCCAATTGGCCTTGTTTCTATGCTTGCGGCCCGTGCTTTTGGAGCTCCCAAAATAGTTATAGTGGATGTGGATGATCATCGTCTATCTGTTGCTAAGGAACTTGGTGCAGATCAGTCTGTTAAAGTTTCTACAAATATTCAG GACATAGATCAGGAAGTGGTTCAAATACAGAAGGCTATGGGAGCTGAAGTTGATGTGACCTTTGATTGTGCTGGCTTTAACAAAACCATGTCAACAGCTCTGAAGGCTACTCATGCAGGTGGTAAGGTTTGCCTTGTGGGGATGGGTCACAGCGAGATGACTGTTCCTCTCACTCCAGCTGCTGCAAG AGAAGTGGATGTCATAGGCATTTTCCGCTATAAGAACACTTGGCCCATTTGTCTCGAGTTTATAAGATCTGGGAAGATCGACGTGAAACCTTTAATAACCCACCGGTTTGGGTTCTCTCAGAAGGAGGTTGAAGAGGGCTTTGAAACCAGCGCCCGTGGAGGTAATGCCATCAAGGTGATGTTTAATCTATAG
- the LOC131232488 gene encoding calcium-dependent protein kinase 13 — translation MAVAKSNSSLSSVSSCNCYKVANLKDTILDSNCSAKLEDRYVLGEQLGWGQFGVIRVCSDQLTGEILACKSIAKDRLVTPDDICSVKLEIEIMTRLSGHPNVVDLKAVFEEEDYVHLLMELCAGGELFHRLEKHGRFPESQARILFKHLMEVVMYCHDKGIVHRDLKPENILLATKSLSSPIKLADFGLATYIKPGQSLHGTVGSPFYIAPEVLAGGYNQAADVWSAGVILYILLSGMPPFWGKTKSRIFDAVRAADLRFPLDPWGCISESAKDLITRMLSTDPVQRLSAAQVLDHPWIKDYCYQPEEPFELQKSNSGQLGLGIGSFSTPKNSADRDLSFGSGSPVLRGVPLEHSPVFTCKSSFSSFLMDNTPCSASACFSFHSSCESDGPGFSSPIPTLPSFQFFSPCPPNEQGDTLAFTAISSKVNMIQRDASFGKLFMLPDSSASHEMGETEHKAAEVRRGGATMSRALGFHSKRNRTIGLGEFEQLDLMVTESVIRWASCTHLPTAPSLRSSLVC, via the exons ATGGCTGTTGCCAAAAGCAACAGCAGCCTGTCATCAGTCTCATCGTGCAACTGCTACAAGGTTGCCAATCTGAAAGATACCATTCTCGACTCAAACTGTTCAGCAAAGTTGGAAGATCGATATGTTTTGGGAGAGCAATTGGGTTGGGGGCAGTTCGGTGTCATCAGGGTGTGTTCGGATCAGCTGACCGGAGAGATCTTGGCATGCAAGTCCATCGCAAAGGATCGGTTGGTCACGCCTGATGACATTTGCAGTGTGAAGCTAGAGATTGAGATTATGACTAGATTGTCCGGGCACCCAAATGTTGTGGATCTAAAGGCAGTTTTTGAAGAGGAGGATTATGTGCATCTGCTGATGGAGCTTTGTGCTGGGGGTGAGCTTTTCCACCGATTAGAGAAGCATGGGCGGTTTCCCGAATCCCAGGCCCGTATTTTGTTCAAACATCTGATGGAAGTGGTGATGTATTGCCATGACAAGGGTATTGTTCACAGGGATTTGAAACCGGAGAACATCCTCTTGGCAACAAAATCATTGTCGTCACCCATAAAATTGGCAGATTTTGGTCTAGCAACCTACATCAAACCAG GGCAGAGTCTACATGGGACTGTTGGCAGCCCATTTTATATTGCCCCAGAAGTACTGGCGGGGGGCTACAACCAGGCTGCTGATGTGTGGAGTGCTGGGGTTATCCTTTACATCCTTCTCAGTGGGATGCCCCCCTTTTGGGGGAAGACTAAGTCGAGGATATTTGATGCAGTTCGGGCTGCTGATCTCCGTTTTCCACTTGATCCTTGGGGTTGCATATCTGAATCTGCCAAGGACTTGATTACCAGAATGCTTTCTACAGATCCTGTTCAAAGACTTTCTGCTGCACAAGTTCTAG ACCATCCCTGGATAAAGGATTATTGCTATCAGCCGGAAGAACCATTTGAACTTCAGAAATCAAATTCTGGGCAACTGGGATTGGGGATCGGCTCTTTCTCTACCCCGAAGAACTCTGCAGATCGTGACTTGAGCTTTGGCTCTGGGTCCCCTGTTCTTCGTGGGGTCCCACTGGAGCATTCACCAGTGTTCACTTGCAAATcatctttctcttccttcttgaTGGATAACACTCCTTGCTCAGCATCGGCATGCTTCTCATTCCACAGCTCTTGCGAATCAGATGGCCCAGGATTCTCTTCTCCAATTCCAACATTGCCCAGCTTCCAATTTTTCAGTCCGTGTCCTCCGAACGAGCAAGGGGACACATTGGCTTTCACAGCCATCAGTTCAAAAGTTAATATGATTCAGAGAG ATGCCAGCTTTGGGAAGCTCTTTATGTTGCCGGATTCTTCTGCTTCTCATGAGATGGGGGAAACTGAGCACAAAGCAGCTGAGGTTCGAAGGGGAGGGGCAACCATGTCTAGAGCATTAGGTTTCCACAGCAAGAGGAACCGCACAATTGGCCTCGGGGAGTTTGAGCAGCTGGATCTCATGGTGACTGAGTCAGTCAT